The Stratiformator vulcanicus genome has a segment encoding these proteins:
- a CDS encoding 3-keto-disaccharide hydrolase, with protein sequence MSLKFNPSACRPATALCIGALFAASCIAGEKAYTSADDAPSSIKIQGEYVGTIEYDDAPLRLGVQVVALGNQKFKFTVCPGGLPGAGFVGTDKLETEGILEEGKIKFGDDEKSGVWEKGKIACYLGDKSVGTLDRIERESETLGKAPPEGAVVLFDGTSTDAWKNASMTEDGLLNVGTTSKQKFGDHSVHLEFRTPYMPASRGQKRGNSGAYLLGRYEVQVLDSFGLEGKDNECGGIYKVSKPRMSMCFPPLTWQTYDIDFKAPRFDDAGMKTEDARITVRHNGVLIHNDIAVPKITQGGRGSEEVPTGPLYLQNHGNPVHYRNVWVVETPQG encoded by the coding sequence ATGTCGTTAAAGTTTAATCCTTCAGCATGTCGACCCGCGACGGCCTTGTGCATCGGGGCACTCTTCGCGGCATCTTGCATCGCCGGTGAAAAGGCCTATACGTCGGCGGACGATGCCCCGTCCAGTATTAAGATTCAAGGCGAGTATGTCGGTACAATCGAGTATGACGACGCACCTTTGAGGTTGGGCGTACAAGTCGTCGCGCTCGGCAATCAGAAGTTCAAATTTACTGTCTGTCCCGGCGGGCTTCCCGGCGCGGGATTTGTCGGTACTGACAAACTGGAAACGGAAGGCATTCTAGAAGAGGGTAAAATCAAATTCGGCGACGATGAGAAAAGCGGTGTGTGGGAAAAAGGGAAAATCGCCTGCTACCTCGGCGACAAGAGCGTCGGCACACTTGATCGGATCGAACGGGAAAGCGAGACGCTCGGTAAGGCACCGCCCGAAGGCGCCGTCGTACTGTTCGATGGAACGTCGACCGATGCTTGGAAAAATGCTTCCATGACCGAAGACGGCTTGCTGAATGTCGGAACGACTTCAAAGCAAAAATTCGGCGATCACTCGGTTCACTTGGAATTCCGCACGCCCTACATGCCGGCGTCTCGCGGGCAGAAACGGGGCAACAGCGGCGCTTATCTGCTGGGCCGCTATGAAGTGCAAGTCCTTGATTCGTTCGGATTGGAAGGTAAAGACAACGAGTGCGGCGGGATTTACAAGGTCTCGAAGCCGCGGATGAGTATGTGTTTCCCTCCTCTAACTTGGCAGACTTACGATATTGACTTTAAGGCCCCGCGCTTCGACGACGCTGGCATGAAGACCGAAGACGCGAGAATAACTGTCCGCCACAATGGCGTCTTAATTCACAATGATATCGCCGTGCCCAAGATTACGCAGGGGGGGCGCGGAAGCGAAGAAGTTCCGACCGGCCCGCTCTACCT